A portion of the Bubalus kerabau isolate K-KA32 ecotype Philippines breed swamp buffalo chromosome 1, PCC_UOA_SB_1v2, whole genome shotgun sequence genome contains these proteins:
- the GABARAPL1 gene encoding gamma-aminobutyric acid receptor-associated protein-like 1, with protein sequence MKFQYKEDHPFEYRKKEGEKIRKKYPDRVPVIVEKAPKARVPDLDKRKYLVPSDLTVGQFYFLIRKRIHLRPEDALFFFVNNTIPPTSATMGQLYEDNHEEDYFLYVAYSDESVYGK encoded by the exons ATGAAGTTCCAGTATAAGGAGGACCATCCCTTTGAGTATcggaaaaaggaaggagaaaagatccGGAAGAAATATCCGGACCGGGTCCCT GTGATCGTGGAGAAGGCTCCCAAGGCCAGGGTGCCTGACCTGGACAAGAGGAAGTACCTCGTGCCCTCTGACCTCACTG tTGGCCAGTTCTACTTCTTAATCCGGAAGAGAATCCACCTGAGACCTGAGGACGCCTTATTCTTCTTTGTCAACAACACCATACCTCCCACTAGTGCGACCATGGGCCAGCTGTATGAG GACAACCATGAGGAAGACTACTTTCTGTATGTGGCCTACAGTGATGAGAGTGTCTACGGGAA ATAA